One Candidatus Nanoarchaeia archaeon DNA segment encodes these proteins:
- a CDS encoding PIN domain-containing protein, producing the protein MKLIVDANILFSSLIKKGFTADLLFDPRLHLFTPEFILDELAKHEKFILQKSQRPKQGYIQTLHTLQEVISVMPQSEFSAFLDEGRRISPDADDFMYFALALNLKCPIWSNDKRLKGQKKVKIYSTDELRETLRLNHS; encoded by the coding sequence ATGAAGCTTATCGTAGATGCAAATATCCTGTTCTCCTCGCTCATCAAAAAGGGATTTACAGCTGATTTACTCTTTGATCCACGTCTTCATCTCTTCACTCCTGAATTCATCCTTGATGAGCTGGCAAAACACGAAAAATTTATTTTACAAAAATCCCAGAGACCAAAGCAGGGGTATATCCAAACATTGCATACATTACAGGAAGTTATCTCCGTAATGCCCCAAAGCGAATTCTCAGCATTCTTAGATGAAGGAAGAAGAATATCTCCGGACGCTGACGATTTCATGTATTTTGCCCTTGCATTAAACTTAAAATGCCCAATATGGTCAAATGACAAAAGATTAAAAGGCCAGAAAAAAGTAAAAATCTACTCTACAGACGAACTGAGGGA